The following proteins come from a genomic window of Mucinivorans hirudinis:
- a CDS encoding UDP-N-acetylmuramate--alanine ligase: MKNIYFIGIGGIGMSALARYFRHEGWSVAGYDRTPTPLTHHLEEEGITIHYLDNVALIPEIYKNPATTKVVYTPAVAKEHSELNYFIENGFEVLKRSRVLGLLSRDKWTMAVAGTHGKTSTSTMVAWFNHIGAGEGSAFLGGVSKNFGTNMVLGRGDRLAVEADEFDRSFLQLTPQAAVITAADPDHLDIYGTAEEFLATFNQFADQVTDTLIVKKGVSLTTKHKCLTYSLDDPHTDFYARNIRLEDGGHYSFDIVTPCDTIECCRLGVPGLTNVENCVAAVALVAQRGYDKERLKEAIGTFRGVARRFDFHINTPQKVYMDDYAHHPEELRAMISSVRKMFPGRHLTVIFQPHLYTRTRDFQDGFGEVLSLVDRTIIIPIYPARELPIEGVTSEVIFDKLRCERHIVAKEDLLELLKRLDTDIVVTAGAGDIDALCADVAKIL, encoded by the coding sequence ATGAAAAACATCTATTTTATCGGCATCGGCGGTATCGGAATGAGTGCCCTTGCACGTTATTTCCGCCACGAGGGTTGGAGTGTTGCCGGCTACGACCGCACCCCAACGCCCCTAACTCACCATTTGGAAGAGGAGGGTATAACGATACACTACCTAGATAATGTTGCACTTATCCCCGAAATATACAAGAATCCCGCCACAACAAAGGTTGTCTATACACCTGCCGTTGCGAAGGAGCATTCGGAGCTGAACTATTTCATAGAGAACGGTTTCGAGGTTTTGAAGCGTTCTCGGGTTCTTGGGCTGCTCAGCCGCGATAAGTGGACAATGGCTGTGGCGGGCACTCACGGCAAGACCTCGACCTCGACTATGGTGGCGTGGTTCAACCACATAGGCGCAGGGGAGGGTAGTGCTTTTTTGGGCGGAGTGTCCAAGAATTTCGGTACGAATATGGTTTTGGGCAGGGGGGATAGATTGGCGGTGGAGGCGGATGAGTTCGACCGCTCTTTCCTGCAACTCACTCCACAGGCTGCAGTTATCACAGCTGCCGACCCCGACCACTTGGATATCTACGGAACTGCCGAGGAGTTTTTAGCAACCTTCAACCAATTTGCCGACCAAGTTACCGACACGCTGATTGTTAAAAAAGGTGTTTCCCTGACCACCAAGCATAAGTGCTTGACATATAGCCTTGATGACCCCCATACGGACTTTTACGCCCGCAATATCAGATTAGAGGATGGCGGACATTACAGCTTTGATATTGTAACTCCCTGTGACACTATTGAGTGCTGCCGTTTGGGCGTTCCGGGGCTGACAAACGTTGAAAATTGCGTTGCCGCCGTAGCACTTGTGGCTCAGAGGGGATATGATAAAGAGAGGTTGAAAGAGGCAATAGGCACATTCAGGGGTGTGGCACGTAGATTTGATTTTCATATAAACACACCTCAGAAGGTCTATATGGATGACTATGCGCACCACCCCGAGGAGCTGCGTGCTATGATTTCATCCGTTCGTAAGATGTTCCCGGGGCGGCATCTGACAGTTATTTTCCAACCTCACTTATATACTCGTACCCGCGATTTTCAGGATGGATTCGGCGAGGTGCTTTCGCTCGTCGACCGCACCATTATAATCCCTATCTATCCGGCACGCGAACTGCCAATCGAGGGTGTAACCAGTGAAGTTATCTTCGACAAGCTAAGGTGCGAAAGACATATTGTTGCCAAGGAAGATTTGTTGGAACTTTTGAAGAGACTCGATACGGATATAGTTGTAACCGCCGGCGCGGGAGATATCGATGCACTTTGCGCTGATGTTGCAAAAATATTATGA
- a CDS encoding OsmC/Ohr family protein, with the protein MEKITIDWSNDMLFTTTVNNFEIKLDAAPEHGGSDSGARPKPLMLVALAGCTGMDVASLARKMRVEMRSLAIDVLAEKSEDMPVVYTSFEVIYRFEAEEADRDKIIKMVVNSQERYCGVSAMMAKIAPVTYKIFLNGAQIK; encoded by the coding sequence ATGGAAAAAATCACTATCGATTGGAGCAACGATATGCTCTTCACCACCACGGTCAATAATTTTGAAATCAAGTTGGACGCTGCTCCCGAGCACGGCGGTAGTGATTCGGGTGCTCGTCCCAAGCCGTTGATGTTGGTGGCATTGGCGGGTTGCACGGGGATGGATGTGGCTTCGCTTGCGCGCAAGATGCGTGTGGAGATGCGTTCGCTTGCCATTGATGTTCTCGCGGAGAAGAGCGAGGATATGCCCGTAGTATATACTTCATTTGAAGTTATTTATCGCTTCGAGGCTGAAGAGGCGGATAGGGATAAAATTATAAAAATGGTTGTCAATTCCCAGGAGCGATATTGCGGTGTTTCGGCGATGATGGCAAAAATTGCACCGGTGACGTACAAAATTTTTCTAAACGGAGCGCAAATAAAGTAG
- a CDS encoding SSU ribosomal protein S1p: protein MFNPLTIKLFNLMTTENQNPISVDTDAKASINASHDNATFDWNAFETDSAIYGTDTTDYVEKYDQTLSRIQTGEVLDGAVTHVDKREVLVNVGFKSEGVISRAEFNYNPELKAGDTVEVYVENAEDKKGQLILSHKKARQLRSWDRVNAALESDEIIKGFVKCRTKGGMIVDVFGIEAFLPGSQIDVKPIRDYDIYVGKTMEFKVVKINQEFRNVVVSHKALIEAEIEAQKKDIIGKLEKGQILEGIVKNITTYGVFIDLGGVDGLVHITDLSWGRVNHPEEIVKLDEKINVVILDFDDQKKRIALGIKQLTAHPWDAVAENIKVGDKVAGKVVVMADYGAFIEIAPGVEGLIHVSEMSWSQHLRSAQDFLKVGDMVDAVVLTLDKDEHKMSLGIKQLSNDPWENIEARYAVGTKHTAKVRNFTNFGVFVEIEEGVDGLIHISDLSWTKKIKHPSEFTQIGEPIEVQVLEIDKENRRLSLGHKQLEENPWDVYETIYTTDSVHSGTVTEANDKGAVIILSEGGDGFAPARGLVKEDGTTLTNGDVADFKVLEFNKNSKKILLSHTRTFEQAKPQEESNKEQSNQEKSTRDAVKQIASQVEKTTLGDLSELAELRAKMAKK, encoded by the coding sequence TTGTTTAACCCTTTAACTATCAAGTTGTTCAATCTAATGACAACAGAAAATCAAAATCCCATAAGCGTAGACACTGATGCTAAGGCTTCTATCAACGCTTCGCACGACAACGCAACATTCGACTGGAACGCATTCGAGACAGATTCTGCAATTTACGGTACGGATACGACCGACTATGTAGAAAAATACGACCAAACTTTGAGCCGTATTCAGACGGGTGAGGTTTTGGATGGTGCTGTCACGCACGTAGATAAGCGTGAAGTGTTGGTAAACGTAGGCTTCAAATCGGAGGGCGTTATCTCTCGTGCAGAGTTCAACTACAATCCGGAATTGAAAGCAGGCGATACAGTGGAAGTTTATGTAGAAAACGCTGAAGATAAGAAAGGTCAGTTGATTCTATCACATAAAAAGGCTCGCCAGCTCCGCTCTTGGGACCGTGTTAATGCGGCACTTGAGTCTGACGAGATCATCAAAGGTTTCGTGAAATGTCGTACCAAAGGCGGTATGATTGTCGATGTGTTCGGCATCGAGGCATTCTTGCCTGGTTCACAAATAGATGTGAAACCTATCCGTGACTACGATATTTACGTTGGTAAGACTATGGAGTTCAAGGTGGTGAAAATTAACCAAGAGTTCCGCAATGTTGTCGTTTCTCACAAAGCTCTTATTGAGGCTGAAATCGAGGCTCAAAAGAAAGATATTATCGGTAAACTCGAAAAGGGTCAAATCCTTGAAGGTATCGTTAAGAATATCACCACATACGGCGTATTTATCGACTTGGGCGGCGTAGACGGTCTTGTCCACATTACAGACCTTAGCTGGGGTCGCGTAAACCACCCTGAGGAAATCGTTAAGTTAGACGAAAAAATCAACGTGGTTATCCTTGACTTCGATGATCAAAAGAAACGTATCGCGCTCGGTATCAAGCAACTTACGGCACATCCGTGGGATGCAGTAGCCGAAAACATAAAGGTTGGCGATAAGGTAGCCGGCAAGGTTGTGGTTATGGCTGACTATGGTGCGTTTATCGAAATAGCACCCGGTGTTGAGGGTCTTATCCACGTGAGCGAAATGAGTTGGTCACAGCACCTCCGTTCGGCACAAGACTTCTTGAAGGTTGGTGATATGGTTGATGCTGTGGTGCTTACACTCGACAAGGATGAGCACAAAATGTCTTTGGGTATCAAGCAACTGTCGAATGACCCTTGGGAAAATATCGAAGCGAGATATGCAGTTGGTACAAAACACACCGCCAAGGTGCGTAACTTCACCAACTTCGGCGTGTTCGTTGAGATTGAAGAGGGCGTAGATGGTTTGATTCACATCTCTGACCTTAGTTGGACTAAGAAAATCAAACACCCATCTGAGTTTACTCAAATCGGCGAGCCTATCGAGGTTCAAGTTTTGGAAATTGACAAGGAAAACCGTCGCCTGAGCCTTGGTCACAAGCAGTTGGAGGAAAATCCTTGGGATGTCTACGAAACAATCTACACGACTGACTCTGTTCACAGCGGTACTGTAACCGAGGCTAACGATAAGGGGGCAGTTATAATCCTCTCTGAGGGTGGCGATGGTTTCGCTCCTGCTCGCGGCTTGGTGAAGGAGGATGGCACAACTTTGACAAACGGTGATGTTGCCGACTTCAAAGTATTGGAATTCAACAAAAACAGCAAAAAGATTCTTCTTTCACACACTCGTACATTCGAGCAAGCGAAACCACAAGAGGAGTCGAACAAAGAGCAATCTAACCAAGAGAAGTCCACTCGTGATGCGGTTAAACAAATCGCTTCACAGGTAGAGAAGACAACTCTCGGCGACCTCTCGGAACTTGCTGAGTTGAGGGCTAAAATGGCTAAGAAATAG
- a CDS encoding Tryptophanyl-tRNA synthetase produces the protein METVLSGIRSTGNLHLGNYFGALRNFIKMQDDASCYFFIADYHSLTTHPDPSILGGNVRNILSEYLAAGLSPEKSTIYVQSDVPEVAELYLLLNMHAYIGELERTASFKDKVRKQSENVNAGLLTYPVLMAADILMHRANKVPVGKDQEQHLEMTRKYARRFNTIYGVDYFPEPEAYNFGTELVKVPGLDGTGKMGKSEGNGIFLIDSDKDISKKVMRAVTDAGPTEPNSPVSEPVQNIFTIMDIVSAPDTVKFFRGRYADCTIRYGDLKKQLAADIIAVVSPIRERIMDIRADEAYLHKVVKMGEERARENASKTVREVREIMGIKKI, from the coding sequence ATGGAAACAGTACTCAGCGGCATCCGCTCCACAGGAAATCTGCACCTTGGTAACTACTTTGGTGCGCTCAGAAATTTTATCAAGATGCAGGACGATGCCTCCTGTTATTTTTTTATTGCCGATTACCACTCACTCACAACTCACCCCGACCCTTCGATTCTGGGTGGTAACGTTCGCAACATCCTCAGTGAGTATCTCGCGGCGGGACTCTCGCCCGAGAAATCTACGATATATGTGCAGAGTGATGTTCCGGAGGTGGCTGAACTTTATCTGCTTCTCAATATGCACGCCTATATTGGAGAACTGGAGCGCACTGCCTCCTTCAAGGATAAGGTGCGCAAACAGAGTGAGAATGTCAATGCCGGACTGCTCACTTACCCCGTGTTGATGGCTGCAGATATTTTGATGCACCGCGCCAACAAAGTGCCCGTGGGCAAAGACCAAGAGCAACATTTGGAGATGACCCGCAAGTATGCGCGCCGTTTTAATACGATTTATGGTGTTGATTATTTTCCCGAGCCGGAGGCATATAACTTTGGCACGGAGTTGGTCAAAGTGCCGGGTTTGGACGGTACGGGCAAAATGGGTAAGAGCGAAGGAAATGGTATTTTCTTGATTGACAGCGATAAAGACATCTCTAAAAAAGTTATGCGTGCCGTGACCGATGCTGGTCCCACCGAGCCTAACTCACCGGTGAGCGAGCCTGTGCAAAATATTTTTACGATAATGGACATAGTCTCTGCGCCGGACACGGTGAAGTTTTTCCGCGGACGTTACGCCGACTGCACCATTCGTTACGGCGACCTGAAAAAGCAACTTGCAGCAGATATAATTGCTGTTGTATCCCCTATTCGTGAGCGAATTATGGACATCCGAGCAGATGAGGCTTATCTCCACAAGGTTGTTAAGATGGGCGAGGAGCGCGCTCGAGAAAATGCGTCGAAGACCGTAAGGGAGGTGCGCGAAATAATGGGTATCAAGAAAATATAA
- a CDS encoding Glutamate synthase [NADPH] large chain encodes MANKIPRVPAREQDPIIRATNFDEVCYGYNSEEAMLEASRCIQCKKPRCTQACPVSVKIPQFIGAVADGNFEEAAHIIAQDNLLPSVCGRVCPQESQCEGSCILGVKGEAVSIGKLERFVGDWGRENGIELAAKAELNGHRVAVVGSGPAGLACAADLAKLGYEVTIFEVLHRAGGVLEYGIPEFRLPKKAVVEAEIENVRKLGVRIETDVVIGRTITVDELFDREGFEAVFIGSGAGLPKFMGIAGENANGVVSANEFLTRTNLMKAFDASYDTPIYTGDKVVVVGGGNVAMDAVRTAKRLGAEAVIVYRRSEAELPARVEEVHHARQEGIIFNMLTNPVEVLTNEKGWVRGLRCVGMELGEPDASGRRSPREVAGSEFDIECDVVVMALGTSPNPLISATTKGLQTNRWGCVVADDNGATTRAGVFAGGDVVTGAATVILAMGAGRRSAAAIDEYLKGSSKN; translated from the coding sequence ATGGCAAATAAAATACCAAGAGTTCCCGCACGGGAGCAAGACCCAATAATCAGAGCTACGAATTTCGATGAAGTATGTTATGGATATAATTCAGAGGAGGCAATGCTTGAAGCCTCACGATGTATCCAGTGCAAAAAACCGCGATGTACGCAGGCGTGCCCTGTCTCGGTAAAGATACCGCAATTTATTGGGGCGGTTGCCGATGGAAATTTTGAAGAGGCAGCACATATTATTGCTCAGGATAATCTGCTGCCCTCTGTTTGCGGACGCGTCTGCCCACAGGAGAGTCAGTGCGAGGGATCGTGCATACTTGGAGTCAAGGGTGAGGCGGTAAGTATTGGTAAATTAGAACGTTTTGTGGGTGATTGGGGGCGTGAAAATGGCATTGAGCTTGCTGCGAAGGCAGAGCTGAACGGACACCGTGTGGCAGTTGTGGGAAGTGGTCCTGCCGGGCTGGCTTGCGCTGCCGACCTTGCCAAATTGGGTTATGAGGTTACTATTTTCGAGGTGCTTCACCGTGCGGGTGGGGTGTTGGAATATGGAATACCTGAGTTTCGTCTGCCCAAGAAAGCAGTGGTGGAGGCAGAAATAGAAAATGTGCGCAAACTGGGCGTAAGGATTGAAACAGACGTAGTTATTGGTAGGACGATAACCGTGGACGAACTATTTGACAGAGAGGGGTTCGAGGCGGTATTTATCGGCTCGGGTGCGGGTCTGCCCAAGTTTATGGGCATCGCCGGCGAGAATGCTAATGGCGTAGTCTCTGCTAATGAGTTTCTCACGCGCACAAACCTGATGAAGGCGTTTGACGCGAGCTACGACACCCCGATTTATACGGGCGATAAGGTTGTGGTGGTGGGCGGTGGTAATGTGGCGATGGATGCTGTGCGTACGGCTAAGAGGCTGGGTGCTGAGGCTGTCATTGTCTATCGTCGCTCCGAGGCAGAGCTGCCGGCACGAGTGGAGGAGGTGCATCACGCTCGGCAGGAGGGGATTATTTTCAATATGTTGACCAATCCCGTTGAGGTTTTAACCAACGAAAAGGGTTGGGTTCGCGGTCTGCGGTGTGTGGGAATGGAGCTTGGCGAGCCTGACGCTTCGGGTAGACGTTCGCCGCGCGAGGTTGCCGGGTCGGAGTTTGATATTGAGTGCGATGTTGTGGTTATGGCACTGGGCACTTCGCCCAATCCGCTAATTTCTGCCACCACAAAAGGTTTGCAGACAAATCGTTGGGGATGTGTCGTGGCGGATGATAATGGCGCAACTACCCGTGCCGGGGTCTTTGCTGGCGGTGACGTGGTTACGGGTGCGGCTACGGTTATATTGGCTATGGGTGCGGGGCGACGCTCTGCCGCGGCGATAGATGAGTATCTCAAGGGGAGTTCTAAAAATTAA
- a CDS encoding Glutamate synthase [NADPH] large chain gives MYKILAKRELAPQIVLMDVYAPRVAASARPGQFLIVIADEKGERIPLTVCDYDKERGTVTIVIQTIGASTLRIAQLGEGDSFLDFVGPLGMPSEFLEGDFNKKFLFVAGGLGAAPVYPQVKWLAEQGIAPHVIIGAKSADYLIFENEFRALTPNVHIATDDGSRGFHGLVTALLEKLVARGESFDEVIAIGPMVMMKFVALTTKKLNIKTIVSLNTLMVDGTGMCGACRVTVGGKTRFACVEGPEFDGHEVDFDEALRRQAMYKTIEDRRLAKEREKHVCNIGL, from the coding sequence ATGTATAAGATTTTGGCTAAGCGCGAGCTTGCTCCGCAAATAGTGTTGATGGATGTTTACGCTCCGCGCGTGGCTGCGTCGGCGCGTCCGGGGCAGTTTTTGATAGTTATTGCCGACGAAAAGGGAGAGCGTATTCCGCTCACTGTCTGTGACTATGACAAGGAACGTGGGACGGTAACAATCGTGATTCAGACAATCGGAGCCTCCACTCTGCGCATTGCACAGCTTGGCGAGGGTGATTCGTTCCTCGACTTTGTGGGACCTCTTGGTATGCCTTCGGAGTTTTTGGAGGGTGATTTTAACAAGAAATTCCTTTTCGTGGCGGGCGGACTTGGTGCTGCCCCGGTCTATCCCCAGGTAAAGTGGTTGGCAGAACAGGGCATCGCGCCCCACGTTATAATAGGAGCTAAATCGGCTGATTATCTGATTTTTGAAAATGAGTTCCGTGCCCTCACCCCCAATGTTCATATTGCAACGGATGACGGCTCACGAGGCTTTCACGGGTTGGTTACGGCACTTCTCGAAAAATTGGTTGCCCGGGGTGAAAGCTTCGACGAGGTTATCGCCATCGGACCGATGGTGATGATGAAGTTTGTGGCTCTGACCACTAAGAAGCTGAATATAAAGACTATCGTGAGCTTGAACACCTTGATGGTGGATGGCACGGGTATGTGCGGCGCTTGTCGCGTTACGGTTGGTGGCAAGACGCGCTTTGCCTGCGTCGAGGGACCTGAGTTCGATGGGCACGAGGTCGATTTCGACGAAGCACTGCGCCGCCAAGCTATGTATAAGACAATAGAAGATAGACGTTTGGCAAAAGAGAGAGAGAAACACGTCTGCAACATCGGTCTTTAG
- a CDS encoding ABC transporter permease protein: protein MNFPLFIARRLAGVENSRRTRIMVGIAVVSVALSVAVIIVALSIVGGFREQLAAKVRGFSEDIVLTKRTADNPNLTEPFALSHEDVQELLSIDKVEKVEPFSTANGLISSGGAIEGVVLKGVEDYSFLSQNLVSGEIPTVHGQVLISAATAAKTGLKSGDSFSFIVLNQTPLKRLLKISGVYSSGLEEFDSKFLFADISLANQINGWEEGVYEGYQIRAALNEQTVDEIWDSLPVERWNVQSVQELYSQFFDWVVMLEMNSAFVLVIMLIVAVINMLGGVLVIILESVRMVGVLKTQGIRRGQLQKIFLYRSGMIVIRGLIFGNLIGIGLCLVQQYFSVITLDASAYLLSVVPIKISFAEVGLLNIGTFFLVTLLMIVPTLILERISPAESVKFS from the coding sequence ATGAATTTTCCGTTATTCATAGCTCGTCGCCTTGCCGGAGTTGAAAACTCGCGCCGCACCCGCATTATGGTTGGTATTGCCGTGGTGAGTGTTGCGTTGAGTGTTGCCGTTATCATTGTGGCACTGAGCATAGTGGGTGGTTTTCGCGAGCAGCTTGCGGCAAAGGTACGCGGATTTAGCGAGGATATTGTCCTCACCAAACGTACTGCCGATAATCCAAATCTGACAGAGCCTTTTGCCCTCTCTCACGAAGATGTCCAAGAGCTTTTGAGCATTGATAAAGTCGAAAAAGTAGAGCCATTTTCCACAGCCAATGGTTTGATAAGTTCGGGGGGGGCTATCGAGGGTGTGGTGCTCAAAGGTGTAGAGGATTACAGTTTTCTTTCGCAAAATCTGGTTTCGGGAGAGATTCCGACAGTTCACGGTCAGGTGCTTATCTCTGCCGCGACAGCCGCGAAAACTGGACTTAAGTCGGGTGACAGCTTCAGCTTTATTGTGTTGAACCAAACTCCTTTGAAAAGATTATTGAAAATTTCGGGAGTCTATAGCAGTGGACTTGAGGAGTTTGACTCAAAATTTCTCTTTGCGGATATATCTTTGGCTAATCAGATAAACGGCTGGGAGGAAGGCGTTTACGAGGGGTATCAAATCCGCGCAGCCCTCAATGAGCAGACCGTGGACGAGATTTGGGACTCCCTACCCGTCGAGCGTTGGAATGTGCAGAGCGTGCAGGAGCTTTACAGTCAGTTCTTTGATTGGGTTGTTATGCTCGAGATGAATTCGGCATTTGTGTTGGTCATTATGTTGATTGTGGCTGTTATCAATATGTTGGGAGGTGTGTTGGTGATTATATTGGAGAGTGTGAGGATGGTGGGGGTGCTCAAGACTCAGGGTATCCGCCGCGGGCAGCTGCAAAAAATTTTTCTCTATCGCAGCGGGATGATAGTCATTCGCGGATTGATTTTCGGCAACCTCATCGGTATAGGCTTATGCCTTGTACAGCAATATTTTTCCGTGATAACCCTCGATGCCTCGGCGTACCTGCTTAGTGTGGTTCCCATAAAAATTTCTTTTGCAGAAGTGGGACTTTTGAATATCGGAACATTTTTTTTAGTAACTTTGCTGATGATAGTCCCAACACTGATACTCGAACGCATATCTCCTGCCGAATCTGTGAAGTTTTCGTGA
- a CDS encoding Putative deoxyribonuclease YcfH — protein sequence MFINLHTHSPAREGVLSIESHDFFDGTTPNGSYSLGVYPFAAKPFDKELFVSRAEKSVMIGETGLDYRPQYRENREWQIQVFAQQIEIANALSKPIIVHQVKALDDCLEMLSGALTNVAFHGFSSSLQSAERIVSRGYYLSFGHLLLTNERLQGVIRALPLDKIFFETDACVNIRIEDVYGKAAELLGVKLSVLERQIESNFSIYA from the coding sequence GTGTTCATTAACCTTCATACCCACTCGCCGGCACGCGAGGGCGTTCTATCTATCGAGAGTCACGATTTTTTCGATGGCACGACCCCCAATGGTAGTTATTCGTTGGGTGTATATCCGTTTGCTGCTAAGCCATTTGACAAAGAACTTTTTGTTAGCAGAGCCGAGAAATCAGTGATGATTGGAGAGACAGGGCTTGATTATCGCCCTCAATATCGTGAAAACAGGGAGTGGCAGATTCAGGTTTTTGCGCAGCAGATTGAGATAGCCAACGCACTTTCCAAGCCCATTATAGTTCATCAAGTCAAGGCTTTGGACGATTGTTTAGAGATGTTGAGCGGTGCACTGACAAATGTTGCTTTTCACGGCTTCAGCTCCTCTTTGCAGAGTGCGGAGCGTATAGTGAGCCGCGGTTACTACCTCAGTTTCGGGCATCTGCTACTCACCAATGAGCGGTTGCAGGGGGTGATTCGTGCTCTGCCTCTGGACAAAATATTTTTTGAAACAGATGCCTGTGTCAATATCCGAATCGAGGACGTTTACGGCAAGGCAGCCGAACTCCTTGGCGTGAAGCTCTCCGTTTTGGAGCGGCAAATCGAATCTAATTTTAGTATTTATGCTTAA
- a CDS encoding Putative membrane protein YeiH, producing MLKKILFIVVLILCASGYIPAPAALVGGFLFTLFAGDPFPGLGRKATSLLLKSSVVGLGFGMNAQAALQAGREGFLLTISSIILILLLGLLLGKLLKIPTKLSHLVASGTAICGGSAIAAVAPAVGANGREVSVSLGVVFLLNAIALVLFPFLGHMLGLSEHQFGLWSAIAIHDTSSVVGAASAYGEQALQVATTVKLARALWIIPLSLLSVVLFRSKGKKVSIPWFILLFVGAMLLNSYFPLAIYAPLFTISKSLLVATLFLIGSSLSISSIREVGLKPLLLGVILWVVISILSLLAILYIK from the coding sequence ATGCTTAAAAAAATTCTCTTTATAGTTGTACTAATACTTTGTGCATCAGGTTATATACCTGCTCCGGCGGCACTCGTCGGAGGATTTCTTTTTACTCTCTTTGCCGGCGACCCATTCCCCGGTTTGGGGCGCAAGGCAACATCTCTGCTATTGAAGAGTTCGGTTGTTGGGCTGGGTTTTGGAATGAATGCTCAAGCGGCTTTGCAGGCGGGGCGCGAGGGGTTTTTGCTGACTATCAGCTCTATAATCCTTATACTGTTGCTTGGTCTTCTTTTGGGCAAGTTGCTCAAGATTCCGACCAAGTTATCGCACCTTGTGGCTTCGGGCACAGCGATTTGTGGTGGTAGTGCCATTGCGGCGGTTGCTCCTGCAGTGGGGGCAAATGGGCGTGAGGTGTCGGTATCGTTGGGGGTTGTGTTTTTGCTCAATGCCATAGCTTTGGTACTTTTCCCATTCCTTGGGCATATGCTGGGGTTGAGCGAGCACCAATTCGGGCTCTGGAGTGCCATTGCCATTCACGACACTAGTTCGGTTGTTGGTGCGGCTTCGGCTTACGGCGAGCAGGCACTTCAAGTGGCTACAACTGTCAAACTTGCGCGCGCACTTTGGATAATTCCTCTCTCACTCCTTTCTGTGGTTCTCTTTCGCAGCAAGGGCAAAAAGGTCTCCATACCGTGGTTTATTCTCCTTTTTGTGGGGGCGATGTTGCTCAATAGCTATTTTCCGTTGGCAATTTATGCGCCTCTATTTACTATATCTAAATCGCTTTTGGTCGCAACCCTCTTTTTGATAGGCTCTTCGTTATCCATATCCTCCATCCGTGAGGTTGGTCTCAAACCGTTACTTCTCGGGGTTATATTATGGGTGGTGATTTCGATTTTGTCGTTACTCGCAATATTGTATATAAAATAA
- a CDS encoding Cytochrome d ubiquinol oxidase subunit II, which produces MDYTFFQHYWWLLVSLLGAILVFLLFVQGGQSLLLTIGKSEDDKRLIINSLGRKWEFTFTTLVTFGGAFFASFPLFYSTSFGGAYYVWLAILLVFVIQAVAFEFRSKEGNFLGSKTYDVFLLINGSVAPLLIGTAVGTFFTGANFSVDFFNITHGGAISQWTTPWHGLEAVLDYRNLALGAAVLFLARSLGLQYFINNIDDNEIVRRSRVQLPVEVVSFLVFFLTFLVSILFASGYAVGEDGIVVIEEYKYLTNFLQMPVVMLVFLAGVVGVLWGFGVSLFTSSRGGIWFSGVGTVLAVLGLLLNVGYNNTCYYPSLADPQSSLTIANSSSSLFTLQAMSIVSLFIPIVLGYIWYAWRSMNSRPISKAEIAEDPEHNY; this is translated from the coding sequence ATGGACTACACTTTTTTTCAACACTATTGGTGGCTGTTGGTGTCGCTCTTGGGCGCGATACTTGTCTTTTTGCTTTTTGTGCAAGGAGGGCAGTCGCTACTGCTGACCATTGGTAAGAGTGAGGATGATAAACGTCTTATCATCAACTCTCTGGGTCGCAAATGGGAATTTACGTTCACTACCCTCGTTACTTTTGGTGGAGCATTTTTTGCATCTTTTCCTCTCTTTTATTCCACCAGCTTTGGTGGAGCTTACTATGTTTGGCTTGCCATACTTTTGGTCTTTGTGATACAGGCGGTTGCCTTTGAGTTTCGCAGCAAAGAGGGTAACTTCCTGGGTAGCAAAACTTATGATGTGTTCCTGCTGATTAATGGCAGCGTTGCGCCGCTCTTAATTGGCACGGCGGTGGGCACGTTCTTTACGGGAGCAAACTTTTCGGTAGACTTCTTTAATATCACTCACGGTGGTGCAATCTCGCAGTGGACTACCCCTTGGCACGGGCTTGAGGCGGTGCTCGACTATCGTAATCTGGCACTTGGCGCGGCGGTTCTTTTCCTCGCGCGTTCGCTTGGTTTACAATATTTTATTAATAATATTGATGATAACGAGATAGTTAGACGTTCACGCGTACAACTGCCCGTGGAGGTTGTTTCGTTCTTGGTGTTTTTCCTGACTTTCTTGGTGAGCATACTCTTTGCTTCGGGCTATGCTGTTGGTGAAGACGGTATTGTTGTTATTGAAGAGTATAAGTATCTGACAAACTTTTTGCAGATGCCCGTGGTGATGCTTGTTTTCCTTGCCGGGGTTGTCGGTGTGCTGTGGGGATTCGGTGTGTCGCTCTTTACATCCTCTCGTGGCGGCATTTGGTTTTCGGGTGTGGGTACCGTACTGGCTGTGTTGGGGTTGCTGCTCAATGTGGGCTATAACAATACCTGCTACTACCCGTCGTTGGCAGACCCGCAAAGCTCTCTGACCATCGCAAACTCCTCCTCCTCGCTCTTCACCCTGCAGGCAATGTCTATCGTATCGCTATTTATTCCCATTGTGTTGGGATATATTTGGTATGCTTGGCGTTCGATGAACAGTCGCCCCATCAGCAAAGCCGAGATAGCAGAAGACCCCGAGCATAATTATTGA